The Biomphalaria glabrata chromosome 13, xgBioGlab47.1, whole genome shotgun sequence sequence aaaattatctatgcaagaaGATTTGTCattaaaatacaccacttttacaactgttcactattaatagtaacaaacgaaggaggctctttagtaaggCAGATCCCAATCTAccatattttaatacatttatgcaaagtgttttagattttaagtccaaatttttaaaaaaatttgtattgctaagttaagtaagttctgtcatactaattactacatttacacaaaagaatgttaactattttttttaaagagattattAGAATTGAattagagattgaccctttacaaaacatttagatcaattagatattcattataagacatcatttTGGTCAGGTTCACATATAACTACTCTTtccctttcacctatcctttggtctgctggaccttggagcaccacacaggatctgtcaaccctttttctccatttttctgtcatttgtctttgatagaatttcattctgatgtcccttccgaaaatattgaaacctgcctttttacatgcctaggtggaccacttcgggggccgattatgagtttgtgtttccacacaaactgtctttgaaaCCTTGttatttgtcattttagctcttttatttatgtttgtaatgttatcaccaGGCCTTGAGCGTACATCATTTTtattaacagcgctttataaattaaattattattattatttttgtttttcatctgTCCATAATGCAACTATCAatttaacatacatttttaatgatggttaaaatttgtaaaatattaattagtCTTATACACATTGTATACGTATAATTACAATTATATTTTGGTCACTTTTGTAAAGCGCTTCTCTCGTGGTCCAATGACTTTAGTGGAACTTAGCCCGTTTGATTGATAGACTAGCAGTCAATGCCACATTGCGAAACATCCaactaatatatttaataattaattttacaatGAATAAAACTAAAGAccagcaattatttttttcaaagctgcATTGAACTTATACGACTTTAGTGCAATTacatatcacacacacacacacacaaacacacacacacaaacacacacacacaaacaaacacacacacaaacaaacacacacacacacaaacacacacacacaaacaaacacacacacaaacacacacacaaacaaacacacacacaaacaaacacacacacacaaacaaacacacacaaacacacacacacagacaaacaaacaaacacacacacacatatatatatattgttacgaatttcactatccaggctctctgcaactgcaccatacaccaccaacttaaagaacttgacaactcagggcttcaaagtaacgtaacactttaatagttgaagaaataacaggcaatactgtacaattggcagcacgtaacacaagaccgtacaaatatctctccgataacaccgtaccgccgtatcaactcttgcactggcctctacgtctcgttccgggcttgcacttagttcaacagttcaggactgacttcacacactaggctccttgtgtcggactcgatcgcagaccaagatcaagacgccagtcgtctcaactgtacttgacagtactccgcactgaaccgtcggcTGACCGTcttaactcgtcacggttgaccgctcgtctagcgctggcctggggcgatttgcgtcggctgactacacacacaccactacccccctctgtgccaccaccaggtttataacaatatatatatatatatatatatatatatataacagaaaacaataaaaggcaaaaataatgtttttgttatcaATTGGTGTTTTAATTgatcaacatttttttcataaacctCACAGAGATAAGCTAAACTTAAGCCCAGATCTTGAGCAATACAACCTCCAGACGATATTAACCAGTTGTAACTGCGTTGTAGACAAAGGCAATTTTGGCTTCTTCCCCCATCAGGTTCAGACGGAGGCCAGTTGAAATATTTAATTGTTGCTTTAGTGCGAGGATGAATCCAGAGACCTTCAATGTCCTCATCAGAGCCGGATATCCAGACTGTATTTAAGTTGTTGTATCTGTTCACAAAAGTCCTAACAAAATTTAACTCTTCACTGCTGTCTATCTCTGCCAGGTAACCTCCATACAACTGACACGTCGCTTGAGCTGATGTTGCAGTAAAGGTCACCAACTCTTTAGTTAAGTAATAGTGTCGTCCTTCATAAGGACTTGACTTATAAAACAAAGTTTCAAGTGATTCTAATCTATCATTTTGAAAATTCTTAAGTTCTCTATTCATATTAACATGTCGTGTTTGTAAATCCGTTAAGTTACTTTTTATTTCCTCAAGTATTGTTTCATGTTTGGTTATACTTTCTATGAATTGCTCAATCagatttttgtttcttacatTTTCAAGCTGCACCAATCTAAGTTGGTCACTCAAATTACTTACAGACATGTCATGTCCAGACACTGAAGCCCTTGATGTTACAGTTATCTTTTTCCATGCAGGACTTATACCATCAGCTTGGCATTTATAATGACCAATCATGTGTTGGTTAGGAAATAACCATATTAGGCTTAAATAGGATCCATCCTTACTGTTGATGACTCCATTACCTGTACCATCCCCTGCGTTATGATCCTTGTAGCCGGTATTTGAGCTAACTGAGCAAAGTTCGATTAATTGAGAATCGTTATCAAATGATTTGAACAATGTCAGAGACGATAGTGTCATCATGCCAGATAATTTTGTGGAAGGCAGAGAACAGTTGATGAGCAAGCTATCAGTCACTCCTGGATCAATCTTGGGCGGGAAGATGTCAAGATGTA is a genomic window containing:
- the LOC106066901 gene encoding C-type lectin domain family 3 member A-like isoform X2 — its product is MMTLSSLTLFKSFDNDSQLIELCSVSSNTGYKDHNAGDGTGNGVINSKDGSYLSLIWLFPNQHMIGHYKCQADGISPAWKKITVTSRASVSGHDMSVSNLSDQLRLVQLENVRNKNLIEQFIESITKHETILEEIKSNLTDLQTRHVNMNRELKNFQNDRLESLETLFYKSSPYEGRHYYLTKELVTFTATSAQATCQLYGGYLAEIDSSEELNFVRTFVNRYNNLNTVWISGSDEDIEGLWIHPRTKATIKYFNWPPSEPDGGRSQNCLCLQRSYNWLISSGGCIAQDLGLSLAYLCEVYEKNVDQLKHQLITKTLFLPFIVFCYIYIYIYIYILL
- the LOC106066901 gene encoding uncharacterized protein LOC106066901 isoform X1, with the protein product MLLKSHFYFYWLTMLLLVHCLHLDIFPPKIDPGVTDSLLINCSLPSTKLSGMMTLSSLTLFKSFDNDSQLIELCSVSSNTGYKDHNAGDGTGNGVINSKDGSYLSLIWLFPNQHMIGHYKCQADGISPAWKKITVTSRASVSGHDMSVSNLSDQLRLVQLENVRNKNLIEQFIESITKHETILEEIKSNLTDLQTRHVNMNRELKNFQNDRLESLETLFYKSSPYEGRHYYLTKELVTFTATSAQATCQLYGGYLAEIDSSEELNFVRTFVNRYNNLNTVWISGSDEDIEGLWIHPRTKATIKYFNWPPSEPDGGRSQNCLCLQRSYNWLISSGGCIAQDLGLSLAYLCEVYEKNVDQLKHQLITKTLFLPFIVFCYIYIYIYIYILL